The following proteins are encoded in a genomic region of Magnolia sinica isolate HGM2019 chromosome 1, MsV1, whole genome shotgun sequence:
- the LOC131247653 gene encoding uncharacterized protein LOC131247653, translating to MGCPDSQRVSLATFTLDGEAELWWQLVKKEAGSSIIWSWSMFSDKFDQKYFPDSIRQKMVSKFISLEQGALFVAQYEARFIELSHFASDLISTPSMKAHKFEKGLYPCLRSRVVPLRLPTFEEVTNQAKIIEAYFEEMNKTREQLLRYV from the coding sequence ATGGGGTGTCCTGATTCCCAGAGAGTGTCGCTTGCTACCTTCACACTAGATGGAGAAGCAGAGTTATGGTGGCAGTTAGTTAAGAAGGAAGCTGGGTCGAGTATAATATGGAGTTGGAGCATGTTCAGCGATAAGTTCGACCAAAAGTATTTTCCTGATAGTATTCGACAAAAGATGGTGTCCAAATTTATATCTCTTGAGCAAGGAGCTTTATTTGTGGCCCAATACGAGGCTAGATTCATTGAGCTATCCCATTTCGCATCAGATCTGATTTCAACCCCCAGTATGAAAGCTCATAAATTTGAGAAGGGACTTTATCCTTGCTTAAGGAGTAGGGTCGTACCTTTGCGACTCCCTACGTTTGAAGAGGTGACAAACCAAGCTAAGATCATAGAAGCATATTTCGAAGAGATGAACAAGACTCGTGAGCAGCTGCTTCGCTACGTTTGA